A stretch of the Agromyces larvae genome encodes the following:
- a CDS encoding DUF2871 domain-containing protein: MRRLFIAACVYLAAGLAGGLFHREFTKLTGFPEGGATQLAVVHTHLLTLGFLAMLLFLVLERLFALSRSRLFGWFFWTYNAGLVLTAGMLALHGSLTVLGLESSKAIAGIAGTGHLLLGVGTTLLLVALGKRLRADRIASADAPLSAASDAPLSAAR; encoded by the coding sequence ATGAGACGACTCTTCATCGCAGCCTGCGTCTACCTCGCCGCCGGCCTCGCCGGCGGCCTCTTCCACCGCGAGTTCACGAAACTCACCGGGTTCCCCGAGGGCGGCGCCACGCAGCTCGCCGTGGTGCACACCCACCTGCTCACGCTCGGATTCCTCGCGATGCTGCTGTTCCTGGTGCTCGAGCGGCTCTTCGCGCTCAGCCGGTCGCGCCTGTTCGGATGGTTCTTCTGGACGTACAACGCGGGCCTCGTGCTCACCGCCGGCATGCTGGCGCTGCACGGGTCGCTCACCGTCCTCGGGCTCGAGAGCTCGAAGGCGATCGCCGGCATCGCCGGCACCGGTCACCTGCTGCTGGGCGTCGGCACCACGCTGCTGCTGGTCGCGCTGGGCAAGCGGCTGCGGGCGGACCGCATCGCATCGGCGGATGCCCCGCTCAGCGCCGCATCGGACGCCCCGCTCAGCGCCGCCCGGTGA
- a CDS encoding sensor histidine kinase, with translation MTRSHHRGDPPGIARILTVLGWAVAALLAGLVAIVVLRACIGIAESGWTPTAVATLAGVTGFVACCALGARSAAGTEARARRARRIRLVWLAAAVLIWAGLVWVAADALFLAFPLCFIVLHERPGLRGIAWVAGITAIAVVVPGLRSGWSLGGVIGPVLGAAVAVVISAALEAFIRQARERDRLIGELTDTRDRLAAAERESGVLAERARIGRDLHDTVAQALSSIQLLLHAAERGALDPAVRADVRLARETAGDALAESRRFIAGLRADATDGLAAALQRLAVETTAISKVPVGAHVTGDPHDLDEVTAGELLRIAQGAVANAVRHAGATRVDLTLSHLGSGEVALDVVDDGAGFDPATTSGFGLQSMRERAAALGGTLSIESAPGRGTAVAVTVPGRSA, from the coding sequence ATGACCCGGTCGCACCACCGCGGCGATCCGCCGGGCATCGCGCGGATCCTCACCGTGCTCGGCTGGGCGGTCGCCGCGCTGCTGGCCGGGCTGGTCGCCATCGTGGTGCTGCGCGCGTGCATCGGGATCGCGGAATCCGGCTGGACGCCGACTGCGGTCGCGACGCTTGCGGGCGTGACCGGGTTCGTCGCGTGCTGCGCGCTCGGGGCGCGTTCCGCGGCCGGCACCGAGGCGCGTGCCCGGCGCGCCCGACGGATCCGGCTGGTCTGGCTCGCCGCCGCCGTCCTGATCTGGGCGGGGCTCGTCTGGGTCGCCGCGGACGCGCTGTTCCTCGCGTTCCCGCTGTGCTTCATCGTGCTGCACGAGCGGCCCGGGCTCCGCGGCATCGCCTGGGTGGCGGGCATCACCGCGATCGCCGTGGTCGTGCCCGGGCTGCGGTCGGGGTGGTCGCTCGGCGGGGTGATCGGGCCGGTGCTCGGCGCGGCCGTCGCGGTCGTGATCTCGGCGGCGCTCGAAGCGTTCATCCGGCAGGCGCGTGAGCGCGACCGGCTGATCGGCGAACTCACCGACACCCGGGACCGGCTCGCCGCCGCCGAACGCGAATCCGGCGTGCTCGCCGAGCGGGCGCGGATCGGCCGCGACCTGCACGACACGGTCGCGCAGGCCCTGTCGAGCATCCAGCTGCTGCTGCACGCGGCCGAGCGCGGTGCGCTCGACCCGGCCGTGCGGGCCGACGTCCGGCTCGCTCGGGAGACCGCGGGCGATGCGCTCGCCGAGTCGCGCCGGTTCATCGCCGGGCTGCGGGCGGATGCCACGGACGGACTCGCGGCCGCACTGCAGCGGCTCGCCGTCGAGACCACCGCGATCTCGAAGGTGCCCGTCGGCGCGCACGTGACGGGCGACCCGCACGACCTCGACGAGGTCACGGCGGGCGAGCTGCTGCGGATCGCCCAGGGCGCGGTCGCCAACGCGGTGCGGCACGCCGGCGCCACCCGGGTCGACCTGACGCTGAGCCATCTCGGGTCAGGTGAGGTCGCCCTCGACGTGGTCGACGACGGTGCGGGCTTCGACCCGGCGACCACCTCGGGGTTCGGTCTGCAGTCGATGCGCGAGCGTGCGGCGGCCCTCGGCGGCACGCTGAGCATCGAGTCGGCGCCGGGGCGCGGCACCGCCGTGGCCGTGACCGTTCCCGGGAGGTCGGCGTGA
- a CDS encoding ABC transporter ATP-binding protein, whose translation MSVAVASTPADVAGTAVGVRLTGLGRSFGERPVLRDVDLEVVPGEIVAILGPSGCGKSTLLRIVGGLDRATAGSVEIDGTPVRDYDVRCAVGFQEPRLLPWRSVEQNVALGLPRGTPRQTGRARVAELLELVGLASFARHRPREISGGMAQRTSLARALARRPEVLLLDEPFGALDALTRLKMQDLLLDVHAAAPTTVLLVTHDVDEALQLADRVILLGAEPDDDELGPAAPGAVIRQVVTVPGHRPRDRGSAELAELRGRLLDGLGIDRHGKARGIPATTTIPHYPY comes from the coding sequence GTGTCCGTCGCAGTAGCTTCCACCCCCGCCGACGTCGCCGGCACCGCGGTCGGCGTGCGGCTCACCGGCCTCGGCCGGTCGTTCGGCGAGCGCCCCGTGCTGCGCGACGTCGACCTCGAGGTCGTGCCCGGTGAGATCGTCGCGATCCTCGGGCCGAGCGGCTGCGGCAAGTCGACGCTGCTGCGCATCGTCGGCGGGCTCGACCGCGCCACCGCGGGCTCGGTCGAGATCGACGGCACGCCCGTGCGCGACTACGACGTGCGCTGCGCGGTGGGGTTCCAGGAGCCGCGGCTGCTGCCGTGGCGCTCGGTCGAGCAGAACGTGGCGCTCGGCCTTCCCCGCGGTACGCCGCGGCAGACCGGCCGCGCCCGCGTCGCCGAGCTGCTCGAACTCGTCGGTCTCGCGTCGTTCGCCCGCCACCGCCCCCGCGAGATCTCGGGCGGCATGGCGCAGCGCACCTCGCTCGCCCGGGCGCTCGCCCGCCGGCCCGAGGTGCTGCTGCTCGACGAGCCGTTCGGCGCGCTCGACGCGCTCACCCGGCTGAAGATGCAGGACCTGCTGCTCGACGTGCACGCGGCCGCCCCCACGACCGTCCTCCTGGTCACCCACGACGTCGACGAGGCGTTGCAGCTCGCCGACCGGGTCATCCTGCTCGGTGCCGAACCCGACGACGACGAACTCGGCCCGGCAGCCCCAGGAGCCGTCATCCGCCAGGTCGTCACCGTCCCCGGCCACCGACCGCGCGACCGCGGATCGGCCGAGCTCGCCGAACTCCGCGGCCGCCTCCTCGACGGCCTCGGCATCGACCGTCACGGCAAGGCACGTGGCATCCCCGCGACCACGACCATCCCGCACTACCCCTACTGA
- a CDS encoding SDR family NAD(P)-dependent oxidoreductase codes for MTRTVRGATLLITGGGAGMGRMYAERAVAEGAASVILWDRDAGALARTADELGARSRGRTRVHTYVVDVGDLGAIAKHAQKVRKEVGNPDIVVNNAGIVRGNRYFWETDSGEDIRPTMLVNALAPMYVAREFLPGMIADPAREARIVNIASAAGTLGNPRMATYAASKAAVIGWSDSLRIELEQAGHRHVKVLTVTPSYISTGMFAGATGPLLAPVLEPDYVIDRVWRSMLAGDPLLELPSSVRLSRVLRAVLPTRVFDRVVGDGFGVYRSMQGFTGRR; via the coding sequence ATGACGAGGACGGTACGCGGCGCGACACTGCTCATCACCGGGGGCGGCGCCGGCATGGGTCGGATGTACGCCGAGCGGGCTGTGGCGGAGGGCGCGGCATCCGTCATCCTGTGGGATCGCGACGCCGGCGCGCTGGCCCGCACCGCCGACGAGCTCGGCGCCCGCTCGCGCGGCCGCACCCGCGTGCACACCTACGTGGTCGACGTGGGCGACCTCGGCGCGATCGCGAAGCACGCGCAGAAGGTGCGCAAAGAGGTCGGCAACCCCGACATCGTCGTGAACAATGCCGGCATCGTGCGCGGCAACCGGTACTTCTGGGAGACCGACAGCGGCGAGGACATCCGCCCGACCATGCTCGTCAACGCGCTCGCGCCGATGTACGTCGCCCGCGAGTTCCTGCCGGGCATGATCGCCGACCCCGCCCGCGAGGCGCGCATCGTGAACATCGCGAGCGCGGCCGGCACGCTCGGCAACCCGCGGATGGCGACCTACGCCGCGTCGAAGGCGGCCGTCATCGGCTGGAGCGACTCGCTGCGCATCGAGCTCGAGCAGGCCGGGCACCGGCACGTGAAGGTGCTCACCGTGACCCCGAGCTACATCTCGACCGGCATGTTCGCCGGTGCGACGGGCCCGCTGCTCGCGCCGGTGCTCGAGCCCGACTACGTCATCGACCGGGTGTGGCGGTCGATGCTCGCCGGCGATCCGCTGCTCGAGCTGCCGTCGAGCGTGCGCCTCTCACGCGTGCTGCGCGCCGTGCTGCCCACGCGCGTGTTCGACCGCGTCGTGGGCGACGGCTTCGGCGTCTACCGCTCGATGCAGGGGTTCACCGGGCGGCGCTGA